Proteins found in one Pyrus communis chromosome 15, drPyrComm1.1, whole genome shotgun sequence genomic segment:
- the LOC137717365 gene encoding pre-mRNA-processing protein 40A-like isoform X2: protein MANNPQSSAGQPFRPPPVASMGPQSFGSSPLQYRPVVPTQQGQQFIPPASQQFQPVGQGIPSPNVGMPGSQSQQLQYSQPMQPYPLRPSQPGHAHSSQALPMQYMQTRPTVPSQSQQPVPPFNNQMPGMPYSSSYMFAPPTYVQQQNNVSSQFQPMSQVQAHIVSATVQPWVSSGNQGAAVPSPVQQPGQQSSSTPSTDSAVSVPSQVQQSSSDWQEHMAADGRRYYFNRRTRESNWEKPLELMTPMERADASTVWKEYTSADGKKYYYNKVTRESKWTIPEELKLAREQAQRELIQGTHSEMNLTSHTPPAVASAETPLGTSSVGPSTSSALPGMVPSPVAVTPVSSFSNPSPTAPTGSSVASGAQSSITGAVGVQPPAVTVTPLPASVSGSTGVPPTSVNTTTNSVSTYETVASQDIASSADGTLTQDIEEAKRGMAVAGKVNVTPSEEKTFDDEPLVYANKQEAKTAFKSLLESANVQSDWTWEQTMREIINDKRYGGLKTLGERKQAFNEYLGQRKKLENEERRMRQKKAREEFTKMLEESRELTSATRWSKAVSIFENDERFKAVERARDREDLYESYIVELERKEKQKAAEEHKQNIVEYRKFLESCDFIKVNSQWRKVQDRLEDDERCLRLEKLVRLLIFQDYIRDLEKVEEEQKKLQKEQLRREERKNRDEFRKLLEEHVADGTLTAKTLWRDYCTKVKDLPPYEAVALNASGSTPKELFDDVFEELEKQYHDDKARIKDAMKSGKVTMTSTLAFEEFKVPILEDIGSPPISDINFKLVYEELLERAKEKEEKEAKKRQRHVDDFNNLLHTIKEITAASNWEDSKHLFEETQEYRSIGDGREVFEEYITSLQERAKEKERKREEEKAKKEKEREEKEKRKDKERKEKEREREKEKGKDRSKKDETDSENVDITDSHGHKEDKKREKDKDRKHRKRHQSSIDDVGSDKEEKEESKKQRHSSDRKRSRKHTPESDSESRHRRHKREHRRSGEHVDLEDGELGEDGEINGGWRASGKIYQI, encoded by the exons ATGGCGAATAACCCTCAGTCCTCAGCTGGGCAG CCATTTCGTCCTCCCCCAGTTGCTTCCATGGGTCCTCAAAGTTTTGGTTCATCCCCTCTTCAA TACCGACCAGTGGTTCCAACACAGCAAGGACAGCAATTTATTCCACCAGCTTCCCAACAATTTCAGCCTGTGGGACAAGGTATTCCTTCTCCAAATGTTGGGATGCCTGGTAGTCAAAGTCAGCAATTACAATATTCTCAACCAATGCAACCGTATCCTCTCAGGCCAAGTCAACCTGGTCATGCTCATTCATCACAGGCGTTGCCTATGCAATACATGCAGACAAGGCCTACTGTCCCATCTCAGTCTCAGCAACCTGTCCCACCTTTTAATAATCAGATGCCTGGAATGCCTTATTCTTCCTCATACATG TTTGCTCCGCCTACGTATGTCCAGCAACAAAATAATGTCAGTTCACAATTTCAGCCGATGTCTCAAGTGCAAGCACACATTGTATCTGCCACAGTACAGCCTTGGGTGTCCTCTGGTAATCAGGGTGCAGCAGTTCCTTCACCAGTACAGCAGCCTGGCCAACAATCTTCAAGCACTCCTTCCACAGATTCT GCTGTAAGTGTTCCTAGCCAAGTACAGCAGTCTTCTTCGGATTGGCAAGAGCATATGGCGGCTGATGGAAGAAG aTATTATTTCAACAGAAGAACAAGAGAATCTAATTGGGAGAAGCCTTTAGAGTTGATGACACCGATGGAG AGGGCCGATGCATCAACTGTTTGGAAGGAGTATACGTCTGCAGATGGGAAAAA GTATTATTACAACAAGGTTACAAGGGAGTCTAAGTGGACAATTCCAGAGGAGTTAAAG TTGGCTCGCGAACAGGCTCAAAGAGAACTAATCCAAGGAACACATTCAGAAATGAATTTGACTTCTCATACCCCTCCTGCTGTTGCTTCAGCTGAAACACCTTTGGGAACTAGTTCAGTTGGCCCCAGTACTTCTTCAGCCCTACCTGGGATGGTCCCGAGCCCTGTTGCAGTTACACCTGTGTCTTCTTTTTCCAATCCTTCTCCTACCGCACCTACTGGATCATCAGTTGCTTCTGGTGCACAGTCTTCCATAACAGGTGCCGTTGGCGTTCAACCTCCTGCAGTAACTGTGACTCCACTGCCTGCTTCTGTTTCAGGGAGTACCGGAGTTCCTCCTACTTCGGTCAACACCACTACAAACTCAGT GAGTACTTATGAAACTGTAGCATCTCAAGATATTGCAAGTTCAGCTGATGGAACTTTGACTCAAGATATCGAG GAAGCCAAAAGAGGTATGGCAGTTGCTGGAAAAGTCAATGTGACTCCTTCAGAGGAGAAAACATTTGATGACGAACCACTGGTGTATGCCAATAAGCAG GAGGCAAAAACTGCTTTCAAATCACTTCTGGAATCTGCAAATGTCCAATCTGATTGGACTTGGGAGCAG ACAATGAGGGAGATCATTAATGACAAAAGATACGGCGGTTTAAAAACTCTAGGTGAGAGGAAGCAAGCATTTAATGAG tacttgggtcaaaggaaaaaactGGAGAATGAAGAGAGGCGCATGAGGCAGAAAAAAGCTCGGGAAGAATTCACAAAAATGTTGGAA GAGTCCAGGGAACTTACATCAGCAACCAGATGGAG CAAAGCTGTGAGTATATTTGAAAATGATGAACGATTCAAAGCTGTAGAACGAGCTAGAGACCGGGAAGATCTTTATGAGAGCTACATTGTAGAACTCGAAAGGAAG GAAAAACAAAAGGCAGCTGAAGAGCATAAGCAGAATATTGTAGAGTACAGGAAATTTCTGGAATCTTGTGACTTTATCAAG GTGAACAGCCAGTGGCGGAAAGTTCAAGATCGCTTGGAGGATGACGAGAGATGCCTGCGCCTTGAAAAGCTTGTTAGGTTGCTCATTTTCCAG GACTATATTCGTGACCTTGAGAAGGTGGAAGAGGAGCAAAAAAAGTTACAGAAG GAACAATTGAGGCGGGAAGAGAGGAAAAACCGCGATGAGTTCCGCAAGCTATTGGAAGAACATGTTGCTGATGGCACTCTTACAGCTAAAACTCTCTGGCGCGATTACTGTACGAAG GTTAAGGACTTGCCTCCATATGAAGCTGTTGCATTGAACGCCTCTGGTTCAACACCAAAAGAATTGTTTGATGACGTTTTTGAAGAATTAGAGAAACAG TATCATGATGATAAAGCTCGGATAAAGGATGCAATGAAGTCAGGGAAG GTTACCATGACTTCCACATTGGCATTTGAAGAGTTTAAGGTTCCTATTCTGGAAGATATTGGTTCCCCACCAATATCAGACATTAACTTCAAG CTTGTGTATGAGGAATTATTAGAGAGAGccaaggagaaggaggagaaagAGGCAAAGAAGCGTCAACGACATGTTGATGACTTCAATAACCTATTGCACACAATCAAG GAAATAACTGCTGCTTCTAATTGGGAAGATAGCAAACACCTTTTTGAAGAAACCCAAGAATACAG aTCAATTGGTGATGGTAGGGAAGTTTTTGAGGAATATATTACAAGCTTACAGGAGAGGGCTAAAGAGAAGGAACGAAAGCGTGAGGAGGAAAAG gccaaaaaagagaaagaaagagaagagaaagagaagcgGAAGGAtaaagagagaaaggagaaggaaagagaacgtgaaaaagaaaagggaaaggacCGATCTAAGAAGGATGAAACAGATAGTGAAAATGTAGACATAACTGATAGTCATGGGCATAAAGAAGATAAGAAGAGGGAGAAAGACAAAGACAGAAAGCACCGGAAGCGGCATCAAAGTTCCATTGATGATGTAGGTTCCGATaaggaggagaaagaggagTCTAAGAAACAGAGACATAGTAGCGACCGCAAAAGATCAAGGAAA CATACACCTGAATCTGACAGTGAAAGTCGTCATAGAAGGCATAAGAGAGAGCATCGTCGAAGTGGTGAACATGTCGACCTTGAAGATGGGGAGCTTGGTGAAGATGGGGAAATTAA CGGTGGCTGGAGGGCGAGTGGTAAAATTTATCAGATCTG A